Proteins found in one Paenibacillus borealis genomic segment:
- a CDS encoding sialidase family protein — MVYSISPAGEWLPAALGGGGYITGLLQHPADGRVLYARCDVAGVFRSRDGGESWETLNRGLTQAYHHQVQSFAISRHHPEVMFRCCGEVRSRTFYGAVHKSADGGNSWYEVCSGMGFYGNGPTRMYGEVIAVDPFHPRIVAAGGYTGGLWISRDEGESWEQSSLPEERFGCVAFHPDQPGMLYAGTISDEELNMDYADPGEYGILGLLQDRPRGKAGKLYLSCDSGQSWDLLVEGPSFAELSFDSRDPQRLLAACIWGGIKSSSDGGRTWQSAGAGLLKGEQRYGTIVQDSHIPQRWYTAPDLRPQMKDIPPVPLYISEDGAEHWKLLHIHKDADLSGFPAYMDSFNGGSRASAAGWAISKIIVDRFTPGRLYLCNWYGVAYSGDGGLTWQAGEFRGLETTCMEAAAADKQQPGKFCVTMADHSPKVTEDGGLSFRNLPGLPGYSGSSAAVISAADPGLYLYGLIGHTRNACIAAYREGGGQARAVLTLGSGLFVQALREDGNQPGTYYAYVDGSISAGAGIYRSRDGGASWERTAFRPPAHVETLPHQKRWIEAELLSVVVYQVKNACGSNQLMDMNPHKAGQLLAGEATEGIWQSSNSGDNWDFIGEGLPFQRGGPASVLSTVAYSPSRPGTIYAGFISEGLWRSNDYGQSWHKLFPAAEGRLFNVSAFSAGRGEYGEDLLILASEPMVRTSTESELAWSRDGGATWDRWEHASLGAVRWKGIALDCEGRQVLAVTCGNGAFRGTISR, encoded by the coding sequence ATGGTCTATTCGATAAGCCCGGCAGGGGAGTGGCTGCCTGCGGCGCTGGGTGGCGGCGGCTATATCACCGGATTGCTGCAGCATCCGGCGGACGGCCGTGTATTATATGCCCGCTGTGATGTGGCGGGCGTGTTCCGCAGCAGGGATGGTGGGGAGAGCTGGGAGACCCTGAACCGGGGGCTGACCCAGGCTTACCACCATCAGGTGCAGAGCTTTGCCATCAGCCGGCATCATCCGGAGGTGATGTTCCGCTGCTGCGGCGAAGTGAGGAGCCGGACCTTCTACGGGGCGGTGCACAAATCGGCAGATGGCGGGAACAGCTGGTATGAGGTTTGCAGCGGCATGGGGTTCTATGGCAACGGCCCGACAAGAATGTATGGCGAGGTCATTGCCGTAGATCCTTTTCATCCCAGAATTGTTGCAGCCGGCGGGTATACCGGCGGATTATGGATCAGCAGGGATGAAGGAGAGAGCTGGGAGCAGAGCAGCCTTCCGGAGGAGCGCTTCGGGTGCGTAGCTTTTCATCCGGATCAGCCGGGTATGTTATATGCCGGAACGATCAGCGATGAGGAGCTCAATATGGATTATGCCGATCCTGGGGAGTACGGCATATTAGGTCTGCTGCAGGACCGCCCTCGGGGCAAGGCGGGGAAGCTGTATCTCAGCTGCGATTCAGGACAATCGTGGGATCTGCTGGTGGAGGGGCCGAGCTTTGCCGAGCTGTCGTTCGACAGCCGGGACCCGCAGCGGCTGCTTGCCGCCTGTATCTGGGGCGGTATCAAGAGCAGCTCAGACGGCGGCCGGACCTGGCAATCTGCCGGAGCAGGTTTACTGAAGGGAGAGCAGCGGTACGGCACGATTGTTCAGGATTCCCATATCCCGCAGCGCTGGTATACAGCCCCTGATCTGCGGCCGCAGATGAAAGACATTCCGCCGGTTCCGCTATATATTTCCGAGGATGGTGCGGAGCATTGGAAGCTGCTTCATATCCATAAGGATGCGGATTTGAGCGGTTTTCCGGCGTATATGGACAGCTTCAATGGAGGATCGCGGGCTTCAGCTGCAGGCTGGGCGATCTCCAAGATTATAGTGGACCGGTTCACTCCAGGCCGCTTGTATCTCTGCAATTGGTATGGTGTAGCCTATAGCGGAGATGGCGGATTGACCTGGCAGGCCGGGGAGTTCCGCGGGCTGGAGACCACTTGCATGGAAGCGGCAGCGGCAGATAAGCAGCAGCCCGGCAAGTTCTGCGTTACCATGGCGGACCATTCACCTAAGGTGACTGAAGATGGCGGACTATCGTTCCGCAATCTGCCTGGGCTGCCCGGCTATTCCGGAAGCTCTGCGGCCGTTATTTCCGCAGCAGATCCGGGGTTATACCTGTATGGCCTCATTGGCCATACCCGCAATGCTTGCATAGCGGCATACCGGGAAGGTGGGGGCCAGGCCCGTGCTGTCCTGACCCTTGGTTCCGGGTTATTCGTTCAGGCTCTGCGCGAGGACGGCAATCAGCCAGGCACTTATTATGCCTATGTGGATGGGAGTATCAGCGCAGGCGCAGGAATCTACCGTTCGCGGGATGGCGGAGCGTCATGGGAGCGCACAGCTTTTCGGCCTCCGGCTCATGTGGAGACCCTTCCGCATCAGAAGCGCTGGATTGAAGCGGAGCTGCTGTCAGTCGTAGTCTATCAGGTCAAGAATGCCTGCGGGTCTAACCAGCTCATGGATATGAACCCCCATAAGGCGGGCCAGCTTCTGGCGGGAGAAGCCACTGAGGGGATATGGCAATCTTCAAACAGCGGGGACAATTGGGATTTCATTGGAGAGGGACTTCCCTTTCAGCGCGGCGGTCCGGCTTCGGTACTGAGTACTGTGGCGTACTCTCCATCCCGGCCGGGAACGATCTATGCGGGGTTTATTTCGGAAGGGCTATGGCGCAGCAATGATTACGGGCAGAGCTGGCATAAGCTGTTCCCGGCTGCGGAAGGCCGGCTCTTCAATGTATCTGCCTTCTCGGCAGGGCGCGGAGAATATGGTGAGGATCTCTTGATTCTGGCCAGTGAGCCGATGGTCCGGACCTCTACGGAGTCCGAATTGGCATGGAGCCGGGATGGGGGAGCCACCTGGGACAGGTGGGAGCATGCTTCGCTGGGAGCCGTCCGCTGGAAGGGGATTGCACTGGATTGTGAGGGCAGACAAGTGCTTGCCGTCACCTGCGGCAACGGTGCTTTCCGCGGGACAATCAGCCGTTAG
- a CDS encoding ABC transporter permease translates to MFLALREMRHSKARYSLIMVIMLLVSFLVLFVTGLARGLAYANISALENMPANYFVVQSDADHTFRRSQLGETELAAARAVAGEAKATLLGVQTSTITAADADVKADITFFAADMNGMLAPKVTEGAGITNDVQGNAVVDSKLEESGVTIGSTISDQASGMSWTVSGFVKDSSYSHTPVVYINQLDWQAMKQGAVQGGSSSGSSGNAPYNVIALKVSSAQASEIAAQQQSVEVITQKQAISSVPGYAAEQNSLLMMIAFLFVIAAVVLAVFFYVITIQKTSQFGILKAMGTKMSYLAWSVVGQVLILSVASLALSLLLTFGMNMGLPDTMPFQLDGQTMILTSLLFIGMSLLGSLISVARVAKVDALEAIGRTGA, encoded by the coding sequence ATGTTTTTGGCTTTACGGGAAATGAGGCATTCCAAAGCACGCTACAGCCTCATAATGGTGATCATGCTGCTGGTTTCGTTTCTGGTCCTGTTCGTAACGGGTCTGGCCAGAGGACTTGCCTATGCGAATATTTCGGCACTGGAGAATATGCCTGCGAATTATTTTGTCGTGCAGAGCGACGCTGACCATACGTTTAGACGTTCACAGTTAGGTGAGACGGAGCTTGCAGCAGCCCGTGCGGTGGCCGGGGAGGCGAAGGCAACTCTGCTTGGCGTGCAGACCAGTACCATTACTGCTGCCGATGCAGATGTGAAGGCGGACATTACTTTTTTTGCCGCGGATATGAATGGTATGCTCGCTCCTAAAGTGACGGAGGGTGCAGGTATCACCAATGATGTTCAAGGAAACGCCGTAGTAGACTCGAAGCTGGAAGAGTCCGGTGTCACGATCGGCAGTACAATAAGTGATCAGGCCTCAGGCATGAGCTGGACGGTTAGCGGTTTTGTGAAAGACAGCTCTTACAGCCATACACCGGTCGTCTACATCAATCAGCTGGACTGGCAGGCTATGAAGCAAGGGGCGGTTCAGGGCGGAAGCAGTTCTGGCAGTTCTGGTAATGCTCCTTACAATGTTATCGCACTCAAAGTATCTTCTGCACAAGCCTCTGAAATTGCCGCACAACAGCAATCGGTAGAGGTCATTACCCAGAAACAGGCGATTTCCAGTGTTCCCGGATATGCCGCTGAGCAGAATTCACTGCTCATGATGATAGCCTTCCTGTTCGTTATTGCTGCAGTTGTACTTGCTGTATTCTTCTACGTCATCACGATCCAGAAGACCAGCCAGTTCGGTATTCTTAAGGCGATGGGTACCAAAATGTCCTATTTAGCCTGGAGCGTAGTCGGCCAAGTCCTGATTCTGTCCGTAGCCAGTCTTGCACTGAGCCTCCTGCTCACGTTCGGAATGAATATGGGTCTGCCGGATACGATGCCGTTCCAGCTGGACGGGCAGACGATGATTCTGACCAGCCTGCTGTTCATCGGAATGTCACTGCTGGGTTCACTGATTTCTGTAGCAAGAGTAGCTAAGGTGGATGCCTTGGAAGCGATAGGGAGGACTGGAGCATGA
- a CDS encoding ABC transporter permease, which yields MVVPAMIFIFIFSYLPMYGVLMAFQDYQLFGGFLHSPWVGLKHFEAFFNSPDFWRVMRNTMVISLLKLCFGFPAPILLALMLNEVRSMMFKRVVQTVSYLPHFLSWVIVGGFVGSMLSTDNGSVNMLLMSLNLTSEPISFLSVPEYFWGILVGTGMWKEMGFAAIVYLAAIAGIDPHLYEAASIDGAGRFKQIQLITLPCIRPVIIIFMILAVGNILNAGFEDILILATNPILRDVSDVIDTYVYRMGILNNRFSYAAAAGLFKAVVSVTLLALANKAARKMGSSLW from the coding sequence ATGGTTGTGCCGGCTATGATCTTCATTTTCATCTTCAGTTACCTGCCCATGTACGGAGTTCTAATGGCTTTCCAGGATTATCAGCTGTTCGGCGGATTCTTACACAGCCCATGGGTGGGGCTGAAGCATTTCGAGGCTTTCTTCAATTCCCCGGACTTCTGGAGAGTAATGCGCAATACAATGGTGATCAGTCTGCTGAAGCTCTGCTTCGGGTTCCCGGCACCGATATTGCTGGCGCTGATGCTGAACGAGGTCCGGAGTATGATGTTCAAGCGGGTCGTGCAGACCGTCAGCTATCTGCCGCATTTTCTCTCCTGGGTGATCGTCGGCGGGTTCGTAGGCTCGATGCTGTCGACTGATAATGGAAGCGTTAACATGCTGCTGATGAGCTTGAATCTTACTTCTGAGCCGATCAGCTTCCTGTCTGTGCCTGAATATTTCTGGGGCATTCTCGTAGGTACGGGGATGTGGAAGGAGATGGGGTTTGCCGCGATTGTCTACCTGGCTGCGATTGCCGGAATTGATCCGCATCTCTATGAAGCCGCTTCCATTGACGGGGCGGGGAGATTCAAGCAGATACAGCTGATCACACTGCCCTGTATCCGGCCGGTCATTATTATCTTCATGATTCTGGCGGTGGGGAATATTCTTAACGCCGGGTTTGAAGATATTCTGATTCTGGCCACGAATCCGATTCTCCGCGATGTGTCGGATGTTATCGATACCTATGTGTACCGGATGGGGATACTGAACAACCGTTTCTCGTATGCAGCAGCAGCTGGATTGTTCAAGGCCGTTGTCAGTGTAACCCTGCTGGCACTTGCCAATAAGGCAGCCAGAAAAATGGGTTCCAGCCTATGGTAA
- a CDS encoding glycosyl hydrolase codes for MAARTSKKWLHGCLALALFAASILLPPAVSHSAGENLLGNPGFEAGDVSWEKWGSPVVTTAEKHGGAKSLQVKRNTGGASASVAVQQGKTYRVGLWVKFAGTGVTSAAIDVDAFGSQQTKQYLYYSGSTQWEYKQLLYTPAPGVQYIRFSFWNSTSKDYYIDDAVIRENVDIERPSTPGTWIAEHEPDSLKLTWAGSTDDMAVESYQLSYKKTEDSGWNTLSVPHQETVTSYTYTLQNLDPFSVYAIMLRSRDTAGNTSDAVMGMEATPGVNLLTNSGFETASISPWTETGTVQTTTYGTHSGQYAARLPGNSAIRSEEIPVYGEYSYLVSYWTRSAAVPPQALTVSLSVYQDFTETEHPLIANTASAWKRSEGKLLTASPGEYMQLTAMNQTGADQFLDQVYVGMLPELPADLAPAAPAGFTVNAVDGVSAELEWLAATGPFGVKNYRITYKKAADIEWSSITVPYVPGQSLYAYKLEGLSPGSLYEVKVTAVSEGTAVSAASSLELTTGKMYPVNPGASEEAEALLDRLYATVGNAVYTGQHNYYEAPSLWYDTAAELTGYYPAIWGSDFAYYTGGDFSALRQAMIDEAIIKGHSGSIITLTYHEPRPMDSATAGWESVTGDVTSAQMTDIVTPGTALYNQWAAQVDEVAGYLAQLRDEGIPVLWRPYHEMNAEFFWWGARPELFRQLWDNMYDRFTHLHGLDNLIWVWSPNAESSWAYDSAPYYPGHDAVDVLAMDIYNNDYRDTYYNKLVQLSGGRPIAIGENGELPDMDMLREKQSRYTYFMTWSQYLTDKNSLSAIQALFSNTRALHNGETGNGPYVPPPADSYIIDDFEQYGSSNSSLRDKWQRNVSGNAATVTLDTYHLNSGTYGLKLDYTVGNPGYAGVYRSMGKEWPGMEAISFWLQPDGSNRQLAVQFHETNGEVWEASIRIQGTSPVLVRIPFSEFLRPGWSTGGNGVIDLGSIKEFAFYIAQGSGTQGSGTLYIDDVKAVRLPAEGD; via the coding sequence GTGGCTGCACGAACGAGCAAAAAATGGTTGCATGGTTGCCTGGCCCTCGCTCTGTTTGCTGCATCAATTCTACTGCCGCCAGCGGTATCGCATTCGGCAGGGGAGAATCTGCTTGGTAATCCCGGCTTCGAAGCGGGAGATGTGTCGTGGGAGAAATGGGGGAGTCCGGTGGTGACAACCGCCGAGAAGCATGGGGGCGCGAAGAGTCTTCAGGTGAAACGGAACACAGGCGGGGCGTCGGCATCTGTAGCAGTTCAGCAAGGCAAAACCTACAGGGTGGGCTTATGGGTTAAATTCGCCGGAACGGGAGTGACGAGTGCGGCGATTGATGTGGATGCCTTCGGCAGTCAGCAGACGAAACAATATCTCTACTATTCGGGCTCGACGCAGTGGGAGTATAAGCAGCTGCTGTACACACCGGCTCCCGGGGTGCAGTATATCCGCTTCTCGTTCTGGAACAGCACCAGCAAAGATTATTACATTGACGACGCGGTGATCCGGGAGAATGTAGATATTGAACGGCCGTCAACGCCCGGAACCTGGATAGCCGAGCATGAGCCGGATTCACTTAAGCTGACTTGGGCGGGCTCTACAGATGATATGGCGGTCGAATCTTACCAGCTGTCCTACAAAAAAACGGAAGACTCGGGCTGGAATACCTTATCGGTTCCCCACCAGGAGACCGTCACATCATACACCTATACATTGCAGAATCTTGATCCATTCTCTGTGTATGCCATTATGCTGCGTTCCAGAGATACTGCCGGCAATACTTCCGATGCGGTGATGGGCATGGAGGCGACACCGGGCGTGAATCTGCTCACTAACAGCGGTTTCGAGACGGCTTCGATCAGCCCGTGGACCGAAACAGGAACGGTGCAGACCACAACCTACGGAACACACTCCGGACAATATGCGGCGCGCCTGCCGGGCAACTCGGCAATCAGAAGCGAGGAAATTCCTGTGTACGGGGAATACTCTTATCTGGTTTCCTACTGGACCAGGTCAGCAGCTGTGCCCCCGCAAGCATTAACCGTAAGTCTCAGTGTCTATCAGGATTTCACTGAAACTGAGCATCCGCTGATCGCAAACACCGCATCCGCATGGAAACGTTCAGAAGGGAAGCTGCTTACAGCAAGTCCTGGCGAATATATGCAGCTGACAGCAATGAATCAGACCGGGGCGGACCAGTTCCTGGATCAGGTATATGTCGGCATGCTGCCGGAGCTTCCTGCAGACCTCGCACCTGCAGCACCTGCCGGATTTACCGTGAATGCTGTAGATGGCGTATCCGCAGAGCTGGAGTGGCTGGCTGCCACCGGTCCTTTTGGGGTGAAGAATTATCGCATTACCTACAAAAAGGCGGCAGATATTGAATGGAGCAGTATAACGGTACCCTATGTTCCCGGTCAATCCTTGTATGCCTATAAGCTGGAAGGTCTGTCACCTGGGAGTCTCTATGAGGTTAAGGTGACAGCAGTAAGCGAAGGGACGGCAGTATCAGCGGCGAGTTCGCTTGAGCTGACTACCGGCAAGATGTATCCGGTGAATCCGGGGGCGTCGGAGGAAGCGGAAGCCCTTCTGGACCGGCTCTATGCTACGGTCGGCAATGCTGTGTATACGGGGCAGCATAACTATTACGAAGCACCCTCCCTTTGGTATGATACGGCAGCAGAATTGACCGGGTATTATCCGGCAATATGGGGCTCGGATTTCGCCTATTATACCGGCGGGGATTTCAGCGCCCTGCGCCAGGCCATGATTGATGAGGCGATTATCAAAGGCCATTCGGGCAGCATCATTACCCTGACGTACCATGAGCCCCGGCCTATGGATTCTGCCACCGCCGGGTGGGAAAGTGTGACGGGAGATGTTACTTCAGCCCAAATGACGGATATTGTTACTCCGGGCACCGCTCTTTACAATCAGTGGGCGGCGCAGGTAGACGAAGTTGCGGGATACCTGGCTCAGCTGAGGGATGAAGGGATTCCGGTGCTGTGGCGGCCGTATCATGAGATGAATGCCGAATTCTTCTGGTGGGGCGCGCGGCCGGAGCTGTTCAGGCAGCTGTGGGACAACATGTACGACCGCTTCACCCATCTGCACGGTCTGGATAATCTGATCTGGGTATGGAGCCCGAATGCCGAGAGCTCGTGGGCCTATGATTCAGCTCCGTATTATCCCGGTCATGATGCGGTGGATGTTCTGGCGATGGATATCTATAACAATGATTACCGTGATACGTATTATAACAAGCTTGTGCAGCTCAGCGGCGGCAGACCGATTGCCATCGGGGAGAACGGGGAGCTGCCGGACATGGATATGCTGCGGGAGAAGCAGTCCCGTTATACGTATTTCATGACCTGGTCGCAATATTTGACCGACAAGAATTCGCTCAGTGCCATTCAGGCTCTCTTCAGCAATACCCGTGCGCTCCATAACGGCGAAACCGGCAACGGCCCGTATGTGCCGCCGCCTGCTGACAGTTATATCATTGATGACTTCGAACAGTACGGCAGCTCAAACAGCAGCCTGCGTGACAAATGGCAGCGGAATGTCTCCGGCAACGCAGCGACGGTAACGCTGGACACTTACCATCTGAACAGCGGCACTTACGGGCTTAAGCTGGACTATACGGTTGGCAATCCCGGCTATGCGGGAGTCTACCGCAGTATGGGCAAGGAATGGCCGGGCATGGAAGCCATCTCCTTCTGGCTGCAGCCGGATGGCTCGAACCGGCAGCTTGCGGTTCAGTTTCATGAGACGAACGGTGAGGTGTGGGAAGCCAGTATTCGAATTCAAGGAACATCTCCAGTGCTTGTAAGGATTCCCTTTAGCGAGTTCCTGCGCCCTGGCTGGTCTACCGGCGGCAATGGAGTCATTGATCTGGGTTCCATTAAAGAATTCGCATTCTATATTGCCCAAGGCAGCGGGACACAGGGCAGCGGAACGCTGTATATAGACGATGTAAAAGCTGTCAGGCTGCCTGCAGAGGGGGACTAA
- a CDS encoding extracellular solute-binding protein encodes MTVVLCTVLLMAGCGGGNNTAQSTTEPGKEPAAATAAAETSVPATEEPSTEAVSTVKPVTFSYYSNYDWDTTEQWGADSTTRWIADTLKVNMTPVQSSGAAETKFSTMIASGSLPDVIMTDRGASVERLRQGGMLVALDEYLDKYPNLKNNAGEATLGMLRSDDGKLYQFPNWYTSSPNGNGGWIINKKIYKELGSPKLETYDDLYAYLKQVKEKYSDVVPLEVGAKGRGIDTMYGGWAENKPYLTRANPVGNELKSIFEDQVFIENMQYASKLFRDKLISQDVFTQTGDQINEKLKTGRVAVYVDGDVVNPGRGADGALKATDPEAGYEIIWPIHKAGLDAAKITPNNYNSLGWNVLVITKNAKDPEAIFSYLDWLTGEEGQRIINFGRKGLYWDETDADGVPILNAGGLSTEQTGKDKERIGRFNWVGNTTFIDQTKAKMDAQLPADKQNWTTLAQQKVTWKTSRNFTEFVNLDPLPDSEEGTIATAVNDIYQEAFAKTLYAKSDEEVLSLINKANEDAKKAGYDKLLVYQTERWQSNLSKMK; translated from the coding sequence ATGACAGTTGTGTTATGCACGGTGTTGCTGATGGCAGGATGCGGGGGAGGGAACAACACAGCCCAGAGTACGACAGAACCCGGTAAAGAACCGGCGGCAGCCACTGCTGCAGCAGAAACGTCGGTACCGGCAACGGAAGAACCTTCCACTGAAGCAGTGAGTACAGTCAAGCCGGTAACCTTCAGTTATTACAGCAATTATGATTGGGATACCACGGAGCAGTGGGGTGCTGATTCAACCACCCGCTGGATTGCCGACACCCTGAAGGTCAATATGACACCCGTTCAGTCAAGCGGCGCTGCTGAGACCAAGTTCAGTACCATGATTGCCTCGGGCAGTCTGCCGGATGTCATTATGACGGATCGGGGCGCAAGTGTCGAGCGTCTGCGGCAGGGCGGAATGCTGGTAGCGCTGGATGAATACCTTGATAAATATCCGAATCTGAAGAATAATGCCGGGGAAGCCACGCTAGGCATGCTCCGCTCAGACGACGGCAAGCTGTACCAGTTCCCGAACTGGTATACCTCAAGTCCGAACGGTAACGGCGGCTGGATCATTAACAAGAAGATCTATAAAGAACTGGGTTCGCCTAAGCTGGAAACCTATGATGACCTGTATGCCTATCTGAAGCAGGTGAAGGAGAAATACAGTGATGTCGTTCCGCTGGAGGTAGGAGCCAAAGGCCGTGGTATTGATACCATGTATGGCGGATGGGCCGAGAATAAACCTTATCTGACGAGAGCCAATCCCGTAGGGAATGAACTGAAATCGATTTTTGAGGATCAGGTATTCATTGAGAACATGCAGTATGCCAGCAAGCTGTTCCGCGACAAGCTGATTTCACAGGATGTGTTCACACAGACCGGCGACCAGATTAACGAAAAGCTGAAAACGGGCCGCGTTGCCGTATATGTGGATGGCGATGTGGTCAATCCGGGCCGGGGAGCGGACGGTGCCCTGAAGGCAACCGATCCGGAAGCAGGCTATGAGATCATCTGGCCGATTCACAAAGCCGGCCTCGATGCCGCCAAGATCACTCCGAACAATTACAATTCCCTCGGCTGGAATGTGCTTGTCATTACCAAGAATGCAAAGGACCCTGAAGCGATCTTTTCATATCTGGACTGGTTGACCGGAGAGGAAGGCCAGCGCATCATCAACTTCGGACGTAAGGGGCTCTACTGGGATGAGACCGATGCAGACGGAGTGCCGATTCTGAATGCCGGGGGACTCAGCACGGAGCAGACGGGCAAAGACAAGGAAAGGATCGGACGTTTCAACTGGGTGGGTAACACTACATTCATTGACCAGACCAAAGCCAAGATGGATGCACAGCTGCCGGCTGACAAGCAGAACTGGACGACACTGGCCCAGCAGAAGGTGACCTGGAAGACTTCCAGAAACTTTACGGAGTTCGTCAACCTTGACCCGTTGCCGGATTCGGAAGAAGGCACGATTGCCACAGCCGTCAACGATATCTATCAGGAGGCTTTTGCCAAGACGCTGTATGCCAAGAGTGATGAAGAGGTGCTTAGCCTGATTAACAAAGCGAATGAAGACGCCAAAAAAGCAGGTTACGACAAGCTGCTGGTGTACCAGACGGAAAGATGGCAGAGCAACCTCAGCAAGATGAAATAA
- a CDS encoding ABC transporter ATP-binding protein → MSAKLVMKQVTKTYGDGDGAMTVLKNLDLTVNEGEFVAVLGPSGSGKSTFLSAAGALLTPTSGEIFIDGESLRDKDKGDLTELRLQKIGFMFQSAQLLPFLKVEEQLLYVAKLAKLTPKEAKVRATYLLKRLEIWERRNQYPEQLSGGEKQRVAIARAWMNKPAILFADEPTASLDYSRGREVVRMIADEVRSEGKAAVMVTHDERMLEWCDRVLHLEDGVLVQA, encoded by the coding sequence ATGAGTGCCAAATTAGTAATGAAGCAAGTGACCAAAACGTACGGGGACGGAGACGGCGCAATGACTGTCTTGAAGAACCTGGATCTTACAGTAAACGAAGGTGAATTCGTAGCAGTACTGGGACCTTCCGGCTCCGGCAAAAGCACTTTTCTGTCTGCCGCAGGTGCCCTGCTCACGCCGACAAGCGGGGAGATCTTCATCGACGGCGAATCGCTGCGTGACAAGGACAAAGGCGATTTGACGGAGCTGAGGCTGCAGAAGATTGGCTTCATGTTCCAGAGCGCGCAGCTGCTGCCTTTTCTGAAGGTGGAGGAACAGCTCCTCTATGTTGCCAAGCTGGCTAAGCTCACCCCCAAGGAAGCCAAGGTTCGGGCAACCTATCTGTTGAAGCGTCTGGAGATATGGGAACGGCGCAATCAGTATCCCGAGCAGCTGTCCGGCGGTGAGAAGCAGCGCGTGGCCATTGCCCGGGCGTGGATGAACAAACCGGCTATCCTGTTCGCAGATGAGCCGACAGCGAGTCTGGATTACAGCCGCGGCAGAGAAGTGGTGCGGATGATCGCCGATGAGGTGAGGAGCGAAGGCAAGGCAGCGGTCATGGTGACTCATGATGAGCGGATGCTGGAGTGGTGCGACCGTGTGCTTCATCTGGAGGATGGCGTGCTGGTTCAAGCCTAG
- a CDS encoding carbohydrate ABC transporter permease produces the protein MMKLSTGDKVLQLFIYIILLLLGFVTLYPFWNSLVISFNMGSDTSLGGITFWPRVPTLDNYEVVFQDSRIGQAFMISIMRTLTGTILSVLFTAILAYGLSRHELIGRKFYMVFCIITMYFSGGLIPTFLLLREFGMMDTFWVLVIPGLISVYNMIIFRTFFLGLPAGLAESARIDGCNHIGVLIRIILPISGPVVATLSLFTAVYHWNDWFSASIYINDPSLIPIQTLLKQILNSNIVTDQLQSVGNAAAQDRLALVQSVTTKSLIMATTMVATLPIIMVYPFLQKYFVKGVLIGSLKE, from the coding sequence ATGATGAAGCTGTCAACGGGGGATAAAGTGCTGCAGCTGTTCATTTATATCATTCTGCTCCTGCTGGGCTTCGTCACCCTGTATCCCTTCTGGAATTCCCTGGTCATTTCCTTCAATATGGGCTCGGATACGTCACTGGGCGGCATTACTTTCTGGCCCAGAGTTCCAACATTAGATAACTATGAGGTCGTCTTTCAGGACAGCAGGATCGGGCAGGCATTCATGATCTCCATCATGCGAACGTTAACCGGAACGATCCTGTCCGTGCTGTTCACCGCTATCCTGGCCTACGGGTTATCACGTCATGAACTGATCGGGCGCAAATTCTATATGGTCTTCTGTATCATTACGATGTACTTCAGCGGCGGCTTGATACCCACCTTTCTGCTGCTGCGGGAGTTTGGCATGATGGATACCTTTTGGGTGCTGGTTATTCCCGGGTTAATCAGTGTATATAATATGATTATTTTCCGGACCTTCTTTCTTGGCCTGCCGGCCGGACTGGCAGAATCCGCACGGATTGACGGCTGCAATCATATCGGTGTGCTGATCCGTATCATATTGCCGATATCAGGTCCTGTCGTGGCTACGCTGTCTCTTTTCACGGCTGTCTATCATTGGAATGACTGGTTCTCAGCCAGTATATATATCAACGATCCGAGCCTGATTCCGATTCAGACGCTCTTGAAGCAGATCCTCAATTCTAACATTGTGACAGATCAGCTTCAGTCTGTAGGCAATGCGGCGGCCCAGGACCGTCTGGCACTGGTGCAGTCCGTCACCACCAAGTCGCTGATTATGGCTACTACTATGGTGGCTACGCTGCCGATCATTATGGTGTATCCATTTCTGCAAAAATATTTTGTCAAAGGGGTGCTCATCGGTTCATTGAAAGAGTAG